GCTAGCACAGCACTATCAAAAAGAGAACAAATGAACATAAGCAGAAATGACCCAGTTTGTTCATACAACTGGGTCTTTTTACATTATTTAAACATAGACGTTACCCCTTTAAAAAGCCCCCCATTTGATTGACAGCGTTCATCATTTGTCCAGCTGTATCCATCATTTTGTTAAAGTCTAATTGTCCGTCATTTTTTTTGAATTGTGAAAGAATATTTTGAAAACCTGATGGTTGCTGCTGTTTAAAATGTGGCATTGGTTTGGGATACGGAGTTGGATATGGATTACTCATATATCCGCCGCCATTCATGCTTCCTCCGTAACCACCTCCATAGGGTTGTTGGTAAGATTGCTGAAAGCCTGGTTGATATCCTTGAAAGTAAGGATTTGCTGACTGATTTGAATATGGATTACTGTTATATGGATTTTGGTAACCAGACATTTGCTGTCCATATGGTGGAAACGTTTGAAAATACTCACTTTCTCTCCTCCGAGATCTCCTATTGAAATATGGATATTGTTGTTGCATCCATGGACCTCCTCCCAATTATTTCATCACAAGTTATTACATCATATGATTCAAACGCCTATAAGGTGATAATTTCTAATACTATCCATTCATCTTGAAATATTGATCCATACATGAAGAGTTACAATTTTGCTCATATTAGAAATGAGACATTAAAGGAGGTTTTGACTTTGGCTAGAGGAAAACATTTTAACCATAAAGAAAAAGGACATGAGCCAACAATTCCAAAGCATGGCCAAGAAGTAGCTGGAAAAGAAACAGAGCGTGTTGGGTATGATATTGAAATCGTTGGAACTGAAACGGAACGTCCTGTTAGTATAAAAGTTGAGGAGTAAGGCTTTTATCTAGAACAATTCATTAAAACACAAAAGGACGTCTCTATTTGGAGGCGTCCATTCTATCCATTTGCTCGATCATTCCGTTTAAAATATATTCAACAGAATGATGAAGGTTATGAAAACGCTGCTTATTAACGTCTTTGTAAAATGATTGAAGAACAACTTGTTCAATATTCTCCATTGCTGAGTCAATTTGAGTAAGATGAATATACTTAGGTTTATATTCTGAGACCCACTTGACGGCCAAAGGCTTCCATTCATTTGCTTTATTCATAACCAGTTCAAAATTTGGTTTAACATCGTCATAAAAATATTCTTCTGTTTTTTCAGGTTTTTCGTTTAATTGTTCAAATCGCTTTTTGCATTCCTCTAAATGCTGAAGAAGTTGTTGAGAGGATATTAATAGTAGTTCCAAAGCTTTCACCTCGAACTTATCATATCAAAACTCTCAGGATAAAGCACATAAGAACTCCTTATAAATTTGTCGCAATGATAGGGAATGGATAATGCTGATATTTATCATTTTTCAAAGGTGTCTCTTGATTGGTAGGGACTTTTGACATTACATTTGATAATTGACAATCAATCTGAACCGCTTGTTTCATCAAATCTTCTTCAATATTTTTAGATAAAATCCGGTTATCCAGCTCTTGTTCCAATTTCATTAGCTCTAGTTCTAACTCCTCTAACTTCTCTTCGATCACACTTTTTTCAATGATATTTTTCAATATTCTCCCTCCTCTTAAAGCTAATATTCGCTCTCATTCTCCCATACCCTTCACACCTGACAAAACTAGTTTTCATTCGGCAAAGAAAATGAAAAAATACAATTTTCGACAACTTCCTGTGTGTTGAATGGAAATGATGGGTTTCGTGCAAAATAATAGTAGGAGGTGCTAATAATGGCTAAAAAACCAAAAGATAAACAACAAACTGCTGAAGAAAAAGCAAACATTCCTAGTGATAAAAAACTTGATGGACCGAATCGCCCTTCAACTTAAACGATCACAGGAAACAATCATTATCTAAAATACTTAAGGTAGCAAGGACAAAAGGTCCTTGCTCTTTTTTCATCCATTTCTCCAATATTCCTGCAAAACCGTAAATAGGTGAAGTTGATCCTGTTTATGCTTAAACCAATCTGTTATTTCATAGTTTTTTGGTATTTTTCTTTTCTTAAACAAATGTTTTGTATTTTGACCATGAAACCAATCTTTTCTTAATCCGTCTAATGTATGAGGGATAATTGGATAAGCTGTTCGTAATAAAGGTGTTTCACGTTTTCTTTTATCAGCAAAGTACTTTTCATAATCATATCTGGATCCTGTGTGTGGAACTGTTCTAGCAAAGGTTTCAAAATGTTGATACATTCCCGAATCAAATAAAAGCCATCCTAAACGTTTTCCTAATTCAACTCGGTTTGTTAGCTTTTCAAAGTTGTAAACTGAAAATCCAAATAACTTACCGTGTAAAGTTGGGAAAATAACTGTACTAAAATGAAAAAGATCCTGAAATTTATAGGAGGCCGATTTAAAAACTAGACGTCTGTATGTTTCGTTCATAATAACGGGATGATGAATAACGTTTTGTTCATTAATGATTAAAGCAGTCATTAATCGATCTTTTTGACGCTTTTCCCAAAAAAGCCACCATTCTTTTTCCATAAACTTCGAAACCTGAAAATATGATAAAAGGTGAAAAAGTGGTTTGTTTAATTTCTTTGATAATTGGTAAATAAGTAATTGAGGAAAAGCATCATAAAATATTGTCCAATTTGCTCTTTCATATGTCATAAAGAGCAGGCTTCTTTTTTCTTGATTTAACGCTTTCCGAAACCATCTACCCTGCAGGTCTGTCATACTCCAACCTGCATTTCTTGAAACCATGCTAGCTAAAAACGACCACTTTATCTCAGGATGTTTAAAATAAAATTCTTCATACGCTTTGGTTCTGGAAATATTATCAATATTTTTTGTTTTTGTTATTTGTAAAATTTCTGAAACTAATTTTTGGTCATCAAGATCCATATTATTCTTATTTGTTCTAGACTTATTAAACATTGGTACACCTCGTATTACTAGCGTAACCCAAATAGCAGAAAGTACACACATTAACAAAATTGAAACTTTTTAATCATTCCTTTTCAAATTTTTTTGGTATGATAAGAAGTAGTTTTGAAGAGGAGGTAAAATATGATTTTTCGTTATCCTAACGGAAAGCCCTATCAGCCTAAGAATACACCTAAGAAAAAGCAGCAGCCTTCTATTGTATATAGCAACAGAGGTATGACTCTTGAAGAAGACCTAAATGAAACAAATAAATACTATTTAGAAAACCAGTTAGCTGTCATACATAAAAAACCAACACCTGTTCAGATTGTAAACGTAGATTATCCACGACGAAGTGCAGCTGTTATAAAAGAAGCGTACTTTAAACAAAGCTCAACAACTGACTATAACGGAATTTATAGAGGCAAATATATAGATTTTGAAGCGAAGGAAACGAAGAACAAAACATCTTTTCCATTACAGAATTTTCATTCTCATCAAATTGAACATATGAAAAGTGTAATAAACCAAAATGGAATTTGTTTTGTCATTTTATCCGCTTTTAATGATTTTTATTACCTTGATGCAACACATTTGTTGGTTTTTTGGGAGCGACAGGAAAATGGTGGTCGAAAGTCAATCACTATGGAGGAAATTAAAGAAAAAGGTCATATTATTCCTATTGGATATCAAGCAAGGATTGACTATCTTAAGATTATAGATAAACTATATTTTTAAGATACTTTAATTTTAAACATAATTGAATTGTAGCAAGAAGCTTTTTCTAAAAGCTTATGATGAAAGGTTGGTAGTGCATGACTGAACAATATAAGAGTCGTGAAGAACGAAGAAAAAAACAGACTCAAAAAAACACGAAGAAAAAATCAAAGAAAAAGAAACCAGGCTTTGGAAGAAAATTTTACTAAGTCTTTTGGCAATAGGGATTGTAGGAATGGTTGCAGGAGGTATTACTTTTGCAGTCATTGTATCTGATGCTCCTCCACTTGATGATAAAAAATTAAAAGATTCATTTTCATCCAAAATATATGATATGAATGGTGAGGAAATAACCGAGTTTGGTCAAGTAAAAAGAACTTATGTTCCATACGATGATATACCTAAAGTACTTGAAAATGCCGTTTTAGCAACTGAGGATGCACGTTTTTATGAGCACAGTGGTGTTGATTTTATTCGTATAGGTGGCGCATTTGTTGCAAACGTTCAAGAAGGCTTTGGTGCCGAGGGTGGTAGTACAATTACCCAACAAGTAATCAAAAACTCTTTATTAACGAGAGATAAAACCGTGACTCGTAAAGTACAAGAATTATGGCTAGCGTTTCAATTAGAGCAAAAATATTCTAAACAAGAAATTCTTGAAATGTATCTTAACAAAATATACTTTCCTGGTAATATATACGGCGTAGCTCAAGCAGCTGAATCATTCTACGGAAAAGCATTAAGTGAGTTAGAGCTTCATGAAGCTGCGATGATTGCTGGGATTCCACAGAGTCCAAATAACTATAATCCGAGAACAAATCCGGAAAAAGCTGAAAAACGACGTAATATTGTTTTAACCTTAATGGCTAAACATGGATTTATTACAGAAGCTGAGGCTGAAGAAGCGAAGCAGGTTCCTGTCCAATCCACTGTGATTGAACCTACAGAAAAAGCAAATCCTTACCACGCCTTTGTAGAAGAAGTCATTGAAGAAGTAAAAGAAAAAACAGATCTTGATGCTGGTTCTGCAGGATTGGAAATCTATACAACTCTTGATCCAAAAGCACAAGATGCGGTAGAAAATGTTTTAAACGGCGATGTTATGAACTTCCCTGATGATGAACTTCAAGCTGGAATCACTCTTCTAGATACGCAAACAGGAGAAATTCGTGCAATTGGGGGCGGACGCAATCAACCAGTTGGTGGCTATAATTATGCTACAGATACTAGACGTCAGCCTGGTTCTACAATTAAGCCTGTACTAGATTATGGACCAGTTATAGAGCATGATAAATGGTCTACTTTCCATCAAATCGTCGATGAACCATACACTTATAGTGATGGAACAAAAATTAATAACTGGGATCGCTCTTACAAAGGAAAGATGTCAATCCGTCAAGCACTAGCCGATTCAAGAAATATCCCAGCTTTAAAAGCATTACAAGAAGTTGGGTTAGATAAAGCGAAGGAATTTGCACAAGGCCTTGGCATTCCACTTGATGAGATTTATGAGCCTTATGCAATTGGAGGATTCAGAGATGGAGTCTCCCCTCTTCAAATGGCAGGTGCTTTTAGTGCCTTTGGGAATAATGGAATTTATATTGAACCGCACGCTGTTAAGAAAATTGTTTTAAGTGATGGAACTGAAATCAGCTTAGAACCTGAGCCTGAGGCAGCAATGAGTGATTATACAGCATTTATGGTTACAGATATGATGAAGTCTGTTGTTGAATATGGAACTGGTAAGTCTGTTCAAATATCTGGAGTCAACATTGCTGGAAAAACAGGTACAACTAATTTTAGTGAAGATGATAAGTCAAAATATAATGTGCCTTCTGGTGCAGCAAAGGATGCTTGGTTTGTAGGTTATAATCCTAATTACACAGCAGCGGTTTGGACCGGATACAATATATCCGCAGATAGCGAAAAGGTTTATTTAGATTCTAGTGATCAAAAATTAGCAAGAGCTATGTTTAGAGAGGTCTTTTTAGAAGTTGCTAAAGGTGATACTTCTGATTTTGAACAACCTAACAGCGTTGTTCGATTAGCAGTTGAAAAAGGCTCAGATGAAGTACTAGCAAGTGATTATACCCCTTCTAATCAGATTGCTTATGAATATTTCGTTAAAGGTTTCGAACCTAAAAAAGTCTCTAAAAAATACGAAAAACTCGATAAGCCTTCAGATTTAAACATTAACTATGACCAGGTAACAAATTCTATAAGCATAAACTGGGGTTATAATGAAGATGCATTAGATGGATTATCTTTTGAAGTAAGACAGTCTATTGACGGCGGAGCATATGAAGTCGTCAGTCAATCAGCATCTACTTCATATCAGATAGCAGATGTTACACCAGGATCTACTTACGCTTTCCAAGTAATTGCTGTTAGTGGCAATAATCGAAGTGATGCAGCTGCCACTCAACTACAGGTACCAGAACCTGATGTTGACGTACCTGAACTTCCAGGAGATGACGAAGAAGGTCAAAATGAGGATGATCAAGAAGATGAAGATTCTGGAGAAGGTAATGGGAATGGTAATGGCAACGGGGAGCAAAACGGTAATGGAAATGGAAATGGTAACGGAAATGGTAATGATAGCGGAAACGAAGATGAAAGTGAGGATGGTACTGAACAGGATATAGAAGGCGAACAAACTGATCCTGATGTAGAAACTACTGTACCTCCTACTGAAAACACTGGACAATAATCGTATAGATTATATCGAAAGAACCGATCATTGGATCGGTTCTTTTCTTATGTAATAAAAAAGGAATTATCCGTTTTCATAGCGAATAATTCCTACAGTTTATTCATTGCAAGAGCCTTGTAAAATGATTTTTCCAGTTCCGCAAAAAGTTGCTCTAACTGAACAAAAGCATGATATTGATATGGGTTATCGATTATAAATTGGAGTCTCTCCTCACAATTTACCGGTTTTAATAGCATCTTATTTATACTCATCGCATAGACCTTAATTGCTTGAACTGATCTTTTGTTCATCCAATGTAAACAAACAATATAAAGTGATAGACATTTTAAAAGTGATTTCTTTTGCAAATCACTTTTATCTCGTTTCATAAATCCTTCCTTAGCCTTTAACATCAGTTGTTTCCAAACATTAAACAAAACCGGAACACATTCTTTCGGATGATTCCAGGGCAAATTCTCTACTTCTTGTGCTTGTTGTATGGCAAGCATGTCAAAATAAAAAGGTTCTTTTAACAAAATTTCATTAACTTCATTGTGTAGTACACAAAAATGTGTTTGGTTTTGAAAAAAAGGTGTACCTCTAAAGATATCAGGTATCTTGTACAGTTTATTTTGCATGTGCAGCTTTTCCTTTTTTCATTCTTTTTTGCCCTTCTCTACATAAATGAAGCAGTGGACAAATTTCACATTGTGGAGATTGAGCCTTACAATGGTACCTTCCGAAGAAAATTAAACGATGATGTGTATCTGACCATTCTTCTTTTGGAACTTTTCTCATCAAAGTCTTCTCTACTTCTAATACTGAATCCTTCCATCTGCAAATACCCAGGCGTTTACTTACCCTTTCTACATGAGTATCAACAGCAATTGCAGGTACACCAAATGCAACTGACATTACAACATTTGCTGTTTTTCTTCCAACTCCAGCTAACTTTGTTAACTCTGTGTGATCATTTGGCACTTCTCCATTATAATGTTCGAGTAAAGTTTCACAAAGTTTACGAATGTTCTTCGCTTTATTTCGATATAATCCAATTGACCTGATGTCTGACTGTAATTCTTCTAGTGAGACAGCAAGGTAATCTTCAGGTTTTTTATATTTTTGAAATAAATTTTTTGTTACTTTATTTACTAAAGCATCAGTGCATTGAGCAGATAATGCCACAGCTATGACTAATTCAAAGGGATTGTCATGAATTAGTTCACAATGAGCGTCTGGAAACATCTCTGTCATCGTATCTAGACACTCGCGAATTTGAACTTTTGTTAACATCTTCTCACCCACTTCTCTACTTGAATTTTTTCATTTAAAAAGATAAGATTCGTACACTAGAACGTAAGAAAAAAGAGCTAAAATTTTAGCTCTCAAGCCAGTTATAAAAGGGAACTTTTCTTTCATAATTCTCTGGATTACTTTGAGTTTTGGATGTAGTGCCCTGATTTTGACGGAACTTTTTAGCATAGTTTCGTGCTTGCTCAATTGTACGAATTCCGTTCTTTTTCCACTCAAAAAGAATCCGATCAATGTATCTAAAGTTCAATTTTCCTGACATAACAGATTCTCTTAATGCCGCTTTAATAATAACAGGATCATAATCGTCTTGATCAATCCAAATAGCTAGAGTTTCACACTCAAATGGTGATAGTGGTCTTCCGAATTCATTTTCGAAAATTGTATATAAACTCTCATCCTCTTTTTGGCTTTGTTCCTGAGTTTTTTTCTGACTTTCATTAATTAAATATGTGTATAACTTATCCCATAGTGGTTTAAGTGAGTAATATTCAAATAAAATTGTGTCTTGTTCACTCTCTTCAATCATTAAAAACCCTTTTTGAATTAAAGTTCTTAAAATAGACGTACATTCAGATGTTGAAATTGACATATGCTGAGATAGTTCAGTTGGAGTAGGAAATTGGTTTCCGTTCTCCTTATATTTTTTCACTTGAAGAATGAGCATAAATTCAAGTTCATTTAAGCCTAATTTTGCATAATAATTAAAAAGCATAACCGGAATGGAAACATGTCCTGCTTCTTGGAGAAAGATGAATTGTTCTTTATTCATATTCACACCCCTTACCTTAGTGTAGTATACCATGACAAGCTACTACATTGTATAAAATAAACTTCGGTTGTTTTTGCCATATAAGGAAATCAACAGCTTACTTAATTTGTTTGTATTTGTTCAATAAGAATGAAAAAACCGACTCAGGTAGAGTCAGTTTTTTTATCTTCTTATGGGTAAAGTCTGTTTAATAAACGAGGGAATGGAATTGTTTCACGAACATGTTCAACCCCACTTAACCATGCCACTGTTCTCTCAAGACCTAAGCCAAATCCAGAATGTGGTACAGAACCATACTTTCTAAGCTGTAGATACCATTCATAAGCTTGTTCGTCTAATTGATGCTCTTCTATACGTTGTTTAAGCAATCGCTCATCATGAATACGCTCAGAGCCACCAATGATTTCTCCATAGCCTTCAGGTGCAATTAAATCTGCACACAGCACAACCTCTTCACGGTTAGGATCCGGTTGCATATAAAAAGGTTTTAAGCTTGTTGGATAATGTGTAATAAATACAGGTTTATCAAAGCTCTCTGCGATTGCTGTTTCATGTGGAGCACCAAAATCGTCTCCCCATTTAATATCTGTAAATCCTTTTTCTTGAAGAAACTTAATTGCATCATCATACGTAATTCTTGGGAAAGGTGCCTTTATTTTTTCTAATTTAGATGTATCTCTACCTAATGTATTTAGTTCAAGTGAACAATTTTCTAAGACACTTTGGGTAATATATGATACATATGCTTCTTGTACTTGAAGATTATCTTCAAATTCATAAAAAGCCATTTCAGGCTCAATCATCCAAAATTCTATAAGATGGCGGCGTGTTTTTGATTTTTCTGCTCGGAAAGTAGGACCAAACGAAAATACCTTTCCTAACGCCATTGCTGCTGCTTCCATGTATAATTGGCCACTTTGAGATAAATAGGCATCCTCATCAAAGTATTTTGTATGAAATAATTCAGATGTTCCTTCCGGTGCACTTCCGGTTAAAATTGGAGGATCAACTTTAACAAAACCTTCTTTATTAAAAAATTCATATGTTGATCTAATGATTTCGTTTCTAATTTTCATTACTGCATGCTGACGTTTAGAACGAAGCCATAAATGGCGGTGATCCATTAGAAATTCTGTTCCATGTTCTTTTGGTGTTATAGGATAATCAACAGATTCAGAAATAACGCGAATATTTGTAACCCCTAATTCATAACCAAAGGGAGAACGTTCATCTACCTTAACGATTCCAGATACATAAAGAGATGTTTCTTGAGTAATAGACTTTGCATTTTGGAAAACCTCTTCTGCAACCTCAGCCTTTACTACAACTCCTTGAATAAAGCCTGTACCATCTCTTAATTGAAGAAAAGCAATTTTGCCACTTGAGCGTTTATTTGAAAGCCATGCTCCTATTGTTACTTCTTGTCCAACATATTTTCCAACTTCTGCAATTGTTGTTTTCACGTATAAATTCCCTCCATCAGCTGCGATGTCTACTTTTTATGTATTTTCTTCATCATTTTATTATACGTTTTTTATAATATGGTCGCAATGTTTCCAAAATAAGCCGAAACTTTCCGATTATTTCTACACCTTTATTAAGATGAAGTTTTTGTTTTTAATGCCATATGTTTAATAATTTCACCATCATAAAAATTCACATAATCAAACGTATATCGATCAGATTCGTCTTTGTATTTCACTTCCCAAATAGGTATTTCATCATCCATACCTAACCGAACACTTATGATTTCTACTGGAAACTGTATTCATTATTAACCTTTTTAAGTGCTTCATTCTTTGTTATACCAGAAGACTGTTTTTTCACTAACATTTTATCTTCTTTATCCTTTTTGTACACCCAGACGTATACACCCTCATTATTTGTTTTTTCGCCTGTTAATACATGATATTGATTATCACTATTAAAAGTCGTAATTTCCGTTATAGTCGAAAGATTTGCTGATTCCATAGCTATTTTTTTCGATTGCTCATGACCATTCGTGTATTGTTCTCTTGCAGCCTGATATGTTGCTGTAAAAATCCATACAGCTGCAATAAAAATTATTGAGAATACAGCAATGAATGTCCAAGTTTTTCTACCCATATCGTTAACCCTTTCTAAGTACGGTATATAGTAAATACTGCTTTTGATTTATCTTCCTGATCAAGAGCAAGACCAAACATTAAATCATCTCTTTTTAATGTTCTGTTCAGTAAGTCAACGACTTTATATAAATCATCAGAATGATCTACAGTTACAGTTGATACAATTTCAATTTTACTTTCCATAGCTTTTTCCTCCCACATAAAAACAAATATTGTAACTTATATGTCTGCCTAGTCTGGATACAATAACATTACAACAACATCTATTTGTTGTAACCACGATTTATTATAACAGGTGTCATTAAGTAACGTGAAAATAAATTTCTCCTAGCTCACACCAAATCTTCGTGGCTGATTCAGCAGATCAGCCACCCTTTTTGTTATTAATCCAATGATCAATAGAATGTGTAAGATGATGCATTGGTTTTGACACTATATCGATAGATGGTATTGACGCTAAAAAATCTTTTCCATATCTTGACGTAATAATGCGATTGTCTAAGACAAACAGAATACCACGGTCATCTTCATGCCTAATTAATCGCCCGAACCCCTGTTTAAATCTTAGGATAGCCTCTGGCAGTGAATAATCGTAAAAAGAGTTTGCACCTTGTTCTTCCATATATTCACTTGTTGCAGCCACGACAGGATCATCCGGAGAAGCAAATGGAAGTCGAACAATCATAAGAGCCTTTAGATCCTCTCCTGGGAAATCAACTCCTTCCCAAAAGCTGCTTGTGCCTAACAAAATGGCCTTGTCAAATTGTTTGAAATTTTTCGTTAGTCTTGATCTACTTCCACTTCCCGTTCCTTGCCCCATTATCGCAAAATCCTCTAATGTTACATCTTCTTTAACAATTTGATACGTTTTTCTCAACATCTCATAAGAAGTAAATAAAACGAGCATTTTTCCATTTGAAATTTGAGCTACAGTTCCAATATGCGCTGCAATTGCCTCAGAGTATTCTTCGATAGAAACCTCATTTACTACAGGCATATCAGTTGGAACAAACAATTTCACCTGTTTTTCATAGTCAAACGATGAATCTAATACAACCTGCTTCGGGAAAAAATCAGCTAGTCCTATATTATTAATGAAATAGGAGAAAGATTTTTTTACTGTTAAAGTGGCAGAAGTAAGCACTGCACTTTGTACGTGAGCAAAGAACTTATCTGCTAAGTATTCTGAAACCTGTACAGGTTGAGCGTAAATATAAACGGCATTTTTAGCACCTTTTGATTCAATTTCAATCCATTTAACAACCGAATCATATTCCTCAAAAAATAAAAATTCAATATTTTTCTTATACACATTCATTTTCACGATTACTTTTCTTATGTTTTCAATCGTTAACTTCTCTGTAATCGATAATTCTATTGTTGAAATTTGATCAAATTTTGCAAGTTCTGTTTCCATTAACTTCAAAAGATCGTGGATCATAAATTGAATTCTATTTGCCAACTCCAGGATTGAATTCCATGTTCGATTATTCTCTTTTTCTGATTGAAGTCGATATGAGGTACGATTTAAAAATGAATCTTTTTTTCTTTTTAGAACATAGGCGTGAAGACCTGAAAAAAATTGTTGTGTTTCTTCTTGTAGCTCCATTAAGATCTGCTCTAGTTTTTGTGAAAAAGTAGAGCTTTCAAGATGAAACTTTTGCTGACATTGAATAAATTTCTTTAAAAGACCATTTGTATGCAAAGAACCTAATGAGTTCATCATGTAGTTAAGCTCTAAATAATGTAATTTGATTCCAAGTTGTTCAGTAGCTACATGCTGAAAATGATGTGCTTCATCAACTATGACTTCCTGATAATGAGGCAAGATTTTTTGTTCTCTCTCAACATCAGATAAAAGCATTGCATGATTGGTTATGATAATATTCGCCGCTGATGCTTTTGTCCTTGCTTTTTGATAGAAACATGTCGAAGAAAATGGGTTATTATGAAAGGAAGAATTGTCTACATGTAGGTTCTCCCATAACGTTCTTCCACCAGATGGAAGGTTTAACTCGTCTACATCACCAGTTTCTGTTTGTGTTAACCAAATCAATATTTGGGCCTTCGCCAATATAAAGTCATAATTATCATCTAAATCATTTAGTGATTGTTCAAACTTCTGCAAACATAAATAATGGCGCTGCCCTTTTAAAATCGTTGCTATAAAAGGAAAAGGTAAAACCTTCTGTAAAAAAGGAATTTCTTTTTCAAGTATTTGTGTTTGTAGATGATTTGTATGTGTGCTGACGATTAACGGTCTTTTCTCTTTTATCGAGTGTATTAAAGCTGGAACAAGATATCCAATTGTTTTGCCACTTCCAGTACCAGCTTCAATCATACTGTGCTGATGAGTAGAAAATGCGTCCAACACTTCATTCATCATTTTTAGCTGCCCTGATCGTACATGATAGGTTGGTAATACTTTTGTAATGCTTTCCCGTCCATTCATAAAAATGTTTAGTATGTTATCACTTCTAATTCAACGCTTTTCTCCCCAGGCTCCATAGTGTCAATTTGCTTTTTGATCGCAAGTGTACGAACAATTTCTACATCAGGATTTCCTTGTTCCCTTAACGTTATAAGTTTCTTAGATAGTAATTCTTCAAGTATTTCCTCTGCATCACTTATAAAAGAGCCTGCCAGTTTTATTAGCTGCTGTAGAGTGATAATTGGTAAGTCATTTAACTTTTTAAAAATATGTAGTAATAGTAAAGCTGTTGCTTCTGCATCACTATCAGCTCGATGAGGATTAACATGCAGCATATTAAATTCATCACTTAAATCAGATAATTTATAACTTTTTTCAGTCGGAAAAGCCATTCTCGTTAATTCCACTGTATCTAGAATGGGCCCTGAAAAATAATACCCATAACTTTTAAACTCCTCTTGTAAAAAAGACAAATCAAAATAAACGTTATGAGCGACAAAAAAAGCATCCGTTAACATGTTATGTAGTTCTTCAGCAATTTCACCAAACGTAGGAGCACCTTCCACCATATGATTTGAGATTCCTGTTAGCTGTTCAATAAAAGGTGGTATTTCTTGCATAGGATTAACAAAGCTCATATACCGATCAACAATTTCACCATTCTCAATTGTAACAGCAGCAACCTGAATGATTTTGTCCCCTTTTTTGGGCGAATTACCAGTTGTTTCTATATCGATCACAACATAACGTTGTTCTT
This Metabacillus endolithicus DNA region includes the following protein-coding sequences:
- a CDS encoding DnaD domain-containing protein, with protein sequence MNKEQFIFLQEAGHVSIPVMLFNYYAKLGLNELEFMLILQVKKYKENGNQFPTPTELSQHMSISTSECTSILRTLIQKGFLMIEESEQDTILFEYYSLKPLWDKLYTYLINESQKKTQEQSQKEDESLYTIFENEFGRPLSPFECETLAIWIDQDDYDPVIIKAALRESVMSGKLNFRYIDRILFEWKKNGIRTIEQARNYAKKFRQNQGTTSKTQSNPENYERKVPFYNWLES
- the asnS gene encoding asparagine--tRNA ligase, which codes for MKTTIAEVGKYVGQEVTIGAWLSNKRSSGKIAFLQLRDGTGFIQGVVVKAEVAEEVFQNAKSITQETSLYVSGIVKVDERSPFGYELGVTNIRVISESVDYPITPKEHGTEFLMDHRHLWLRSKRQHAVMKIRNEIIRSTYEFFNKEGFVKVDPPILTGSAPEGTSELFHTKYFDEDAYLSQSGQLYMEAAAMALGKVFSFGPTFRAEKSKTRRHLIEFWMIEPEMAFYEFEDNLQVQEAYVSYITQSVLENCSLELNTLGRDTSKLEKIKAPFPRITYDDAIKFLQEKGFTDIKWGDDFGAPHETAIAESFDKPVFITHYPTSLKPFYMQPDPNREEVVLCADLIAPEGYGEIIGGSERIHDERLLKQRIEEHQLDEQAYEWYLQLRKYGSVPHSGFGLGLERTVAWLSGVEHVRETIPFPRLLNRLYP
- a CDS encoding DUF5590 domain-containing protein; translation: MGRKTWTFIAVFSIIFIAAVWIFTATYQAAREQYTNGHEQSKKIAMESANLSTITEITTFNSDNQYHVLTGEKTNNEGVYVWVYKKDKEDKMLVKKQSSGITKNEALKKVNNEYSFQ
- a CDS encoding YpmA family protein codes for the protein MESKIEIVSTVTVDHSDDLYKVVDLLNRTLKRDDLMFGLALDQEDKSKAVFTIYRT
- the dinG gene encoding ATP-dependent DNA helicase DinG; its protein translation is MNGRESITKVLPTYHVRSGQLKMMNEVLDAFSTHQHSMIEAGTGSGKTIGYLVPALIHSIKEKRPLIVSTHTNHLQTQILEKEIPFLQKVLPFPFIATILKGQRHYLCLQKFEQSLNDLDDNYDFILAKAQILIWLTQTETGDVDELNLPSGGRTLWENLHVDNSSFHNNPFSSTCFYQKARTKASAANIIITNHAMLLSDVEREQKILPHYQEVIVDEAHHFQHVATEQLGIKLHYLELNYMMNSLGSLHTNGLLKKFIQCQQKFHLESSTFSQKLEQILMELQEETQQFFSGLHAYVLKRKKDSFLNRTSYRLQSEKENNRTWNSILELANRIQFMIHDLLKLMETELAKFDQISTIELSITEKLTIENIRKVIVKMNVYKKNIEFLFFEEYDSVVKWIEIESKGAKNAVYIYAQPVQVSEYLADKFFAHVQSAVLTSATLTVKKSFSYFINNIGLADFFPKQVVLDSSFDYEKQVKLFVPTDMPVVNEVSIEEYSEAIAAHIGTVAQISNGKMLVLFTSYEMLRKTYQIVKEDVTLEDFAIMGQGTGSGSRSRLTKNFKQFDKAILLGTSSFWEGVDFPGEDLKALMIVRLPFASPDDPVVAATSEYMEEQGANSFYDYSLPEAILRFKQGFGRLIRHEDDRGILFVLDNRIITSRYGKDFLASIPSIDIVSKPMHHLTHSIDHWINNKKGG
- a CDS encoding exonuclease domain-containing protein, which produces MKEQRYVVIDIETTGNSPKKGDKIIQVAAVTIENGEIVDRYMSFVNPMQEIPPFIEQLTGISNHMVEGAPTFGEIAEELHNMLTDAFFVAHNVYFDLSFLQEEFKSYGYYFSGPILDTVELTRMAFPTEKSYKLSDLSDEFNMLHVNPHRADSDAEATALLLLHIFKKLNDLPIITLQQLIKLAGSFISDAEEILEELLSKKLITLREQGNPDVEIVRTLAIKKQIDTMEPGEKSVELEVITY